One window of the Coriobacteriia bacterium genome contains the following:
- the purF gene encoding amidophosphoribosyltransferase: MLHHQDWVLSDSPEHPEEACGVFGVYAPGEDVGRLAYFGLHALQHRGQESAGIAVADGHTLTVTKNLGLVAQAFKEHDLDSLQGHIAVGHTRYSTTGASTIWENSQPMLSSIGPNTIALAHNGNLVNTLALRDELSGNGLSFRSTTDSEVLARLVDHYTQEQDSIRGGIRETMGVIRGAYSVVLMTEEALYAFRDPNGIRPLVLGRLGESGWVVSSETCGLDIVGARPEREVRPGEMIKIGPEGFYSEQAVPAGRPSLCIFEFVYFARPDSVLYDCNLYEARRRMGAAMARGDEVEADLVIGVPDSGVPGAVGFAQASGIPFGEGLAKNRYIGRTFISPSQTLRQQGIRLKLNPLRHAIEGKRLVVVDDSIVRGNTTKKLVALLREAGAAEVHMRITSPPVRWPCFYGIDTDTQEQLIAATKSVEEVRAFIGADSLAYLSIEDMVASIRKPAEEFCLACFDGDYPVAVPEATKRGKLRLEAATEGHPAGC; the protein is encoded by the coding sequence ATGCTGCACCACCAGGACTGGGTCCTCAGCGACAGCCCAGAGCACCCCGAAGAGGCGTGCGGGGTCTTCGGCGTGTACGCGCCCGGCGAGGACGTCGGGCGGCTCGCGTACTTCGGCCTGCACGCCCTGCAGCACCGCGGCCAGGAGTCCGCCGGCATAGCCGTGGCGGACGGCCACACGCTCACGGTCACCAAGAACCTCGGGCTGGTCGCACAGGCGTTCAAGGAGCACGACCTGGACAGCCTGCAGGGCCACATCGCCGTCGGGCACACCCGCTACTCGACCACGGGCGCCTCCACGATCTGGGAGAACTCGCAGCCGATGCTCTCCTCCATCGGGCCCAACACCATCGCGCTCGCGCACAACGGCAACCTCGTGAACACCCTGGCGCTGCGGGACGAGCTCTCCGGCAACGGCCTCTCGTTCCGCTCGACGACGGACTCGGAGGTGCTGGCGCGTCTCGTCGACCACTACACGCAGGAGCAGGACTCGATCCGAGGGGGCATCCGGGAGACGATGGGGGTCATCCGCGGGGCCTACTCGGTCGTCCTGATGACCGAGGAGGCGCTGTACGCGTTCCGCGACCCCAACGGCATCCGGCCGCTGGTGCTGGGCCGCCTGGGCGAGAGCGGATGGGTGGTCTCCAGCGAGACGTGCGGCCTGGACATCGTCGGCGCCCGGCCCGAGCGCGAGGTGCGCCCGGGCGAGATGATCAAGATCGGTCCCGAGGGCTTCTACTCCGAGCAGGCCGTGCCCGCGGGGAGGCCGAGCCTGTGCATCTTCGAGTTCGTGTACTTCGCGCGCCCCGACAGCGTGCTCTACGACTGCAACCTCTACGAAGCGCGGCGCCGCATGGGCGCGGCGATGGCGCGCGGCGACGAGGTCGAGGCGGACCTCGTGATCGGCGTGCCGGACTCCGGCGTCCCGGGCGCGGTGGGCTTCGCGCAGGCCAGCGGCATCCCGTTCGGCGAGGGCCTGGCGAAGAACCGCTACATCGGACGGACGTTCATCTCCCCGAGCCAGACGCTGCGCCAGCAGGGCATCCGGCTCAAGCTCAACCCGCTCCGGCACGCCATCGAGGGCAAGCGCCTCGTGGTGGTGGACGACTCGATCGTACGCGGCAACACGACCAAGAAGCTCGTGGCGCTGCTTCGCGAGGCGGGCGCGGCCGAGGTGCACATGCGCATCACGTCGCCCCCGGTCAGGTGGCCGTGCTTCTACGGCATCGACACCGACACGCAGGAACAGCTCATCGCCGCGACCAAGTCGGTGGAGGAGGTGCGCGCCTTCATCGGCGCCGACTCGCTGGCGTACCTCTCGATCGAGGATATGGTCGCCTCGATCCGCAAGCCCGCCGAGGAGTTCTGCCTCGCGTGCTTCGACGGCGACTACCCGGTGGCGGTCCCCGAGGCCACCAAGCGAGGCAAGTTGCGGCTGGAGGCCGCCACCGAGGGCCACCCGGCGGGCTGCTGA